A section of the Stenotrophomonas sp. 364 genome encodes:
- the pdxA gene encoding 4-hydroxythreonine-4-phosphate dehydrogenase PdxA gives MIPQLALVPGEPAGIGPELCIRLAQQPRTECRLLAFADPDTLHAAAAALSLPLQLLPEDAVPRQPGDLRVRAVRNAVPSRFGHADPANAGAVIGALLQAGQACLAGELDGVVTGPVHKAVINQGGISYSGTTELLADQAGVEVVMMLANDIVRVALATTHLPLRAVADAITAEGLARTLHTVHAAMQRDFGIVAPRIAVLGLNPHAGEDGHLGREELDLIIPLLQRLRDQGLDLIGPLPADTAFLPAKLAGFDAVLAMYHDQGLPVLKYSGFEQAVNITLGLPYPRVAVDHGTALDMAGRGIADPSSLLAATALCARLARQRKMVP, from the coding sequence ATGATCCCGCAGCTCGCTCTGGTACCGGGCGAGCCCGCCGGGATCGGTCCGGAACTCTGCATCCGCCTTGCCCAGCAGCCGCGCACCGAGTGCCGGCTGCTGGCCTTCGCCGACCCGGACACCCTGCACGCCGCTGCGGCGGCGCTGTCGCTGCCCCTGCAGCTCCTGCCTGAAGATGCTGTTCCCCGCCAGCCGGGCGATCTGCGCGTGCGCGCGGTGCGCAACGCCGTCCCCTCACGCTTCGGCCACGCCGATCCGGCCAATGCCGGGGCGGTGATCGGCGCGCTGCTGCAGGCCGGCCAGGCCTGCCTGGCCGGTGAACTGGACGGCGTGGTGACCGGCCCGGTGCACAAGGCGGTGATCAACCAGGGCGGCATCTCCTACAGCGGCACCACCGAACTGCTGGCCGACCAGGCCGGCGTGGAGGTGGTGATGATGCTCGCCAACGATATCGTGCGCGTGGCGCTGGCCACCACCCACTTGCCGCTGCGCGCGGTGGCCGATGCCATCACCGCCGAGGGCCTGGCGCGCACCTTGCACACCGTACACGCCGCCATGCAGCGCGACTTCGGCATCGTCGCGCCGCGCATCGCGGTGCTTGGCCTGAACCCGCATGCGGGGGAAGACGGCCACCTGGGGCGTGAAGAGCTGGACCTGATCATTCCCCTGCTGCAGCGCCTGCGCGACCAGGGTTTGGACCTGATCGGGCCGCTGCCGGCCGACACCGCGTTCCTGCCGGCCAAGCTGGCCGGCTTCGATGCCGTGCTGGCGATGTACCACGACCAGGGCCTGCCGGTGCTCAAGTACAGCGGCTTCGAACAGGCCGTCAACATCACCCTGGGCCTGCCCTACCCGCGGGTGGCCGTCGACCACGGCACCGCGCTGGACATGGCCGGCCGGGGCATCGCCGACCCTTCCAGCCTCCTCGCTGCCACCGCGCTGTGTGCCCGGCTGGCGCGGCAACGTAAGATGGTGCCATGA
- a CDS encoding dihydrofolate reductase: MRLSLIAALDRSHGIGHDNQLPWQLPDDLKRFKALTLGKPILMGRKTAQSLGRALPGRPNLVLTRSGQVPFEGMQAVASVDDALAFAAASGADELCVIGGGEVYRLTLAQATDLHLTWVDTTVAADTHFPPVDPALWVEVAREHHPADARHSAAFDFVDYIRRP; the protein is encoded by the coding sequence ATCCGGCTGTCGCTGATCGCCGCGCTGGACCGCAGCCACGGCATCGGCCACGACAACCAGCTGCCGTGGCAGCTGCCCGATGACCTCAAGCGCTTCAAGGCGTTGACTTTGGGCAAGCCGATCCTGATGGGGCGCAAGACCGCGCAGTCGCTCGGTCGCGCGCTGCCGGGCCGCCCCAACCTGGTGCTCACCCGCAGCGGCCAGGTGCCGTTCGAGGGCATGCAGGCGGTGGCCTCGGTAGACGACGCGCTGGCCTTCGCCGCGGCCAGCGGTGCCGATGAGCTGTGCGTGATCGGCGGAGGCGAGGTGTATCGCCTGACGCTGGCCCAGGCCACCGACCTGCACCTGACCTGGGTGGACACCACGGTGGCCGCCGACACCCACTTCCCGCCGGTAGACCCGGCGCTGTGGGTGGAAGTGGCACGCGAGCACCACCCGGCCGACGCACGGCATTCGGCCGCGTTCGACTTCGTGGATTACATACGACGCCCGTAG
- the rsmA gene encoding 16S rRNA (adenine(1518)-N(6)/adenine(1519)-N(6))-dimethyltransferase RsmA, translating to MTSSYSSSAGGFTAPPKKQLGQHFLADRSYIDKIVLAVNPKDDDRLVEIGPGQGAITLPLLRRHPRLTVIEFDRDLIAPLTAAAEPLGELTIVHRDVLQVNFTELAGDGQIRLVGNLPYNISSPILFHAMEHAGVIRDMHFMLQKEVVDRMAAGPGSKVYGRLSVMLQAWCKVTALFVVPPGAFRPPPKVDSAVVRLVPRDPDTVGIIDRKRFADVVRAAFGQRRKTLRNALNGVVTPEQFEAAGVRSDARAEQLDVAQFIALANVPQVAGDDAPQG from the coding sequence ATGACTTCCTCGTATTCCTCCTCGGCCGGCGGGTTCACCGCGCCGCCCAAAAAGCAGCTGGGCCAGCACTTCCTGGCCGATCGCAGCTACATCGACAAGATCGTGCTGGCGGTCAACCCGAAAGACGACGACCGCCTGGTCGAGATCGGCCCGGGCCAGGGTGCCATCACCCTGCCGCTGCTGCGCCGCCATCCGCGCCTGACCGTGATCGAGTTCGATCGCGACCTGATCGCGCCGCTGACCGCCGCCGCTGAACCGCTGGGCGAGCTGACCATCGTGCACCGCGACGTGCTCCAGGTGAACTTCACCGAGCTCGCCGGCGACGGCCAGATCCGGCTGGTGGGCAACCTGCCCTACAACATCTCCTCGCCGATCCTGTTCCACGCCATGGAGCACGCCGGCGTGATCCGCGACATGCACTTCATGCTGCAGAAGGAAGTGGTGGACCGCATGGCCGCCGGCCCGGGCAGCAAGGTCTACGGCCGCTTGAGCGTGATGCTGCAGGCGTGGTGCAAGGTCACCGCGCTGTTCGTGGTGCCGCCGGGCGCCTTCCGGCCGCCGCCGAAGGTGGACTCGGCCGTGGTGCGGCTGGTGCCGCGTGATCCGGACACGGTCGGCATCATTGACCGCAAGCGCTTCGCCGATGTGGTCCGGGCCGCCTTCGGGCAGCGCCGCAAGACCCTGCGCAACGCCTTGAACGGGGTGGTCACGCCCGAACAGTTCGAGGCCGCCGGCGTGCGCAGCGATGCCCGTGCCGAGCAGCTGGACGTGGCGCAGTTCATCGCCCTGGCCAACGTTCCGCAGGTGGCAGGCGACGACGCCCCGCAAGGCTGA
- a CDS encoding symmetrical bis(5'-nucleosyl)-tetraphosphatase has translation MSVWAIGDLQGCYDVTQRLLEKIRFDPAVDTLWFCGDLVNRGGQSLETLRLVHSLRDSSVVVLGNHDLSLLAVGARTEEEQRKVNPDLLRIVQANDRDVLLDWLRLQKLAHVDRELGWMMIHAGLAPKWTTQLAEKHAREVEVQLHGSGYRKLFRNMYGDKPSWSPGLAGYDRSRAIINLFTRMRYCTPRGRIGIEDKGTPGTQEQGLYPWFEVPGRAERDLKIVCGHWSALGLTITQGVHAIDTGAVWGGKLTALQLDTEELRVVQVPGRDVPRPVSPPRPPARRPAGDGETQGNGRPPRQPQGQRRERGPRGPSSPRRNPEPAGDTGGSTPTPA, from the coding sequence ATGAGTGTATGGGCCATCGGCGACCTGCAGGGCTGCTACGACGTCACCCAGCGGTTGCTGGAGAAGATCCGCTTCGACCCGGCAGTGGATACCCTGTGGTTCTGCGGGGACCTGGTCAACCGCGGCGGGCAGTCGCTGGAAACCCTGCGCCTGGTCCATTCGCTGCGCGACAGCAGCGTGGTGGTGCTGGGCAACCATGACCTGAGTCTGCTGGCCGTGGGTGCCCGCACCGAGGAAGAGCAGCGCAAGGTCAACCCGGACCTGCTGCGTATCGTGCAGGCCAACGACCGCGACGTGCTGCTGGACTGGCTGCGCCTGCAGAAGCTGGCGCACGTGGACCGCGAACTGGGCTGGATGATGATCCACGCCGGGCTGGCCCCGAAATGGACCACCCAGCTGGCCGAGAAGCATGCCCGCGAAGTGGAGGTGCAGCTGCACGGCAGCGGCTACCGCAAGCTGTTCCGCAACATGTACGGCGACAAGCCCAGCTGGTCGCCCGGCCTGGCCGGGTACGATCGCTCGCGCGCGATCATCAACCTGTTCACACGCATGCGTTACTGCACGCCGCGTGGCCGCATCGGGATCGAGGACAAGGGCACGCCGGGGACGCAGGAACAGGGCTTGTACCCGTGGTTCGAAGTGCCGGGCCGCGCCGAGCGTGACCTGAAGATCGTGTGCGGGCACTGGTCCGCGCTGGGCCTGACCATCACCCAGGGCGTGCATGCCATCGACACCGGCGCGGTGTGGGGCGGCAAGCTCACCGCGCTGCAGCTGGATACCGAGGAACTGCGCGTGGTGCAGGTGCCGGGGCGCGACGTGCCCCGGCCCGTGTCGCCGCCGCGTCCGCCGGCACGGCGTCCGGCCGGCGATGGCGAGACGCAGGGCAACGGCCGCCCGCCGCGGCAGCCGCAGGGCCAGCGTCGCGAACGCGGTCCGCGTGGTCCATCGTCTCCGCGCCGCAACCCCGAACCGGCCGGCGACACCGGCGGAAGCACCCCGACCCCGGCATGA
- the lgt gene encoding prolipoprotein diacylglyceryl transferase, with product MIYFHDIDPIAISLGPVKVHWYGIMYLLGFTAAWWLGRKRIAAGRLPGVNADGFSDLLFYAMLGVVVGGRVGYMLFYALGDFLHNPLLLFKVWDGGMSFHGGLLGVLFAAWWWSRKHRLHLFDTLDFVAPLVPLGLGFGRVGNFIGAELWGKYTGGTWGVVFPSGLPAPLNGLDLATLKEQFATGALNPYARHPSQLYEALLEGLVMFLVLWAVSATPRHRYVIAGLFALLYGIFRFAVEFVRMPDNGVYVAFGWLTKGQILCVPLIAFGLVLLALSRRAPVLQPQLPVQTAGAKA from the coding sequence ATGATCTATTTCCACGACATCGACCCCATCGCCATCTCGCTTGGGCCGGTCAAAGTGCATTGGTACGGCATCATGTACCTGCTCGGCTTCACCGCCGCCTGGTGGCTGGGGCGCAAGCGGATCGCCGCCGGGCGCCTCCCGGGGGTGAATGCCGATGGATTTTCCGACCTGCTGTTCTACGCCATGCTCGGCGTGGTGGTGGGCGGGCGCGTAGGCTACATGCTGTTCTATGCGCTGGGCGATTTCCTGCACAACCCGCTGCTGCTGTTCAAGGTATGGGATGGCGGCATGAGCTTCCACGGCGGCCTGCTGGGCGTGCTGTTCGCCGCGTGGTGGTGGTCGCGCAAGCACCGCCTGCACCTGTTCGACACCCTGGATTTCGTGGCCCCGCTGGTTCCGTTGGGCCTGGGCTTCGGCCGCGTCGGCAACTTCATCGGTGCCGAACTGTGGGGCAAGTACACCGGCGGCACCTGGGGCGTGGTGTTTCCCAGTGGCCTGCCGGCGCCGTTGAACGGGCTGGACCTGGCCACGTTGAAGGAGCAGTTCGCCACCGGCGCGCTCAACCCCTACGCCCGCCATCCCTCGCAGCTGTATGAAGCGCTGCTGGAAGGCCTGGTGATGTTCCTGGTGCTGTGGGCGGTGTCGGCCACGCCGCGCCATCGCTACGTGATCGCCGGCCTGTTCGCGCTGTTGTACGGCATCTTCCGCTTCGCCGTGGAGTTCGTACGCATGCCCGACAATGGCGTGTACGTCGCCTTCGGCTGGCTGACCAAGGGCCAGATCCTGTGCGTGCCGCTGATCGCCTTCGGCCTGGTGCTGCTGGCCCTGTCGCGCCGCGCCCCGGTGCTGCAGCCGCAGCTGCCGGTGCAGACCGCGGGGGCCAAGGCATGA
- a CDS encoding DUF1287 domain-containing protein yields MIGTGRWLRVGLAGLLAVAGIACQRSPTPAAGDTGAPVATPAPAARPPTLPSPPLVAAARSQIGQTVRYDPAYAVLGYPGGDVPIDGGVCTDVIVRALRTQGVDLQQRIHEDMRRAFSAYPALWGLSRPDRNIDHRRVPNLMRWFERQGWQQPASRQAADFAAGDIVAWKLKGSGLLHVGIVSDRRRSDGTPLILHNIARGTQEEDLLFAHTLIGHYRPPA; encoded by the coding sequence ATGATTGGCACGGGTCGGTGGCTGCGGGTGGGTCTGGCAGGACTGCTGGCCGTGGCCGGTATCGCCTGCCAGCGCAGCCCGACGCCAGCGGCTGGCGACACCGGCGCGCCGGTCGCCACGCCCGCCCCCGCCGCACGGCCACCGACGCTGCCCTCGCCGCCGCTGGTGGCCGCTGCGCGTAGCCAGATCGGGCAGACCGTGCGCTACGACCCGGCCTATGCCGTCCTGGGATATCCCGGTGGCGACGTCCCCATCGACGGCGGCGTGTGCACCGATGTGATCGTGCGCGCCCTGCGCACACAGGGCGTGGATCTGCAGCAACGTATCCACGAGGACATGCGCCGCGCCTTCAGCGCCTACCCGGCGCTGTGGGGGCTGTCGCGGCCGGACCGCAACATCGACCATCGCCGCGTGCCCAACCTGATGCGCTGGTTCGAGCGCCAGGGCTGGCAGCAACCGGCGTCGCGCCAGGCGGCCGACTTTGCCGCCGGGGACATCGTGGCCTGGAAGCTCAAGGGCAGCGGGCTTCTGCACGTAGGTATCGTCTCCGACCGACGACGCAGCGACGGCACCCCACTGATCCTGCACAACATCGCGCGCGGCACGCAGGAAGAAGACCTGCTGTTCGCCCACACCCTCATCGGCCATTACCGGCCGCCAGCCTGA
- the apaG gene encoding Co2+/Mg2+ efflux protein ApaG: MNDAAHYAISVEVAPRFLDDQSTPEDGRYAFAYTIRIHNHGRVAARLVARHWRITDANGRIEHVDGDGVIGEQPRLRPGEDFRYTSGVMLETEHGTMQGHYDMVADDGTEFAAAIAPFVLTVPRTLH, encoded by the coding sequence ATGAACGACGCTGCACACTATGCGATCTCGGTCGAGGTCGCTCCGCGCTTCCTCGACGACCAGTCCACGCCGGAGGACGGGCGCTACGCGTTCGCCTATACGATCCGCATCCACAACCATGGCCGCGTGGCCGCCCGCCTGGTGGCACGCCACTGGCGCATCACCGATGCCAACGGCCGCATCGAGCACGTGGATGGCGACGGGGTGATCGGCGAGCAGCCGCGGCTGCGCCCGGGTGAAGACTTCCGTTACACCTCCGGTGTCATGCTGGAAACTGAACACGGCACGATGCAGGGGCATTACGACATGGTGGCCGACGATGGCACCGAGTTCGCCGCCGCCATCGCGCCGTTCGTGTTGACCGTTCCACGCACACTGCACTGA
- a CDS encoding thymidylate synthase: MKPYLDLLQHVLENGTEKSDRTGTGTRSVFGWQMRFNLGDGFPLVTTKKLHLRSIIHELLWFLKGDTNIGYLTDNQVRIWDEWADANGDLGPIYGKQWRSWATADGGSIDQMQWLVEEIKRNPDSRRLVVSAWNVGELSQMALMPCHNLFQFYVVDGKLSCQLYQRSGDIFLGVPFNIASYALLTHMVAQATGLGVGDFVHTLGDAHLYSNHVDQAREQLSRTPRALPQLWLNPAVTDLFGFQFDDIRIDGYDPHPAIKAPVAV; encoded by the coding sequence ATGAAGCCCTACCTGGACCTGCTGCAGCACGTGCTGGAGAACGGCACCGAAAAGTCGGACCGCACCGGCACCGGCACGCGCAGCGTGTTCGGCTGGCAGATGCGCTTCAACCTGGGCGACGGCTTTCCGCTGGTCACCACCAAGAAGCTGCACCTGCGGTCGATCATCCATGAGCTGCTGTGGTTCCTGAAGGGCGACACCAACATCGGCTACCTCACCGACAACCAGGTGCGCATCTGGGACGAGTGGGCCGATGCCAACGGCGACCTCGGCCCGATCTACGGCAAGCAGTGGCGCAGCTGGGCCACCGCCGATGGCGGCAGCATCGACCAGATGCAGTGGCTGGTGGAGGAGATCAAACGCAATCCCGATTCGCGGCGGCTGGTGGTCAGCGCCTGGAACGTGGGCGAGCTGTCGCAGATGGCGTTGATGCCCTGCCACAACCTGTTCCAGTTCTACGTGGTGGACGGCAAGCTCAGCTGCCAGTTGTACCAGCGCAGCGGCGACATCTTCCTGGGCGTGCCGTTCAACATCGCCAGCTACGCGCTGCTCACCCATATGGTGGCGCAGGCCACCGGGCTGGGCGTGGGCGACTTCGTGCATACCCTGGGCGACGCGCACCTGTATTCCAACCACGTCGACCAGGCGCGCGAGCAGCTGTCGCGCACGCCCCGCGCGCTGCCGCAGCTGTGGTTGAACCCGGCGGTCACCGACCTGTTCGGCTTCCAGTTCGATGACATCCGCATCGACGGCTACGATCCCCACCCGGCGATCAAGGCGCCGGTCGCGGTATGA